The Azotosporobacter soli genome contains a region encoding:
- a CDS encoding PTS transporter subunit EIIC: MKKDARQLAATILHSLGGKENIVAVSHCMTRLRVTVSDATTVDQTSLQTSHGVLGMVHENNDYQVILGPGIVQKVADQFTALLSKQPNAKEIIAARNRTPFKLFLRRLASIFVPLIPAIVASGMVAGITNVAIRLGAEPSGTMIALLNAIGWGLFAYLAVFVGINAATEFGGTPALGGLAGVLIINPAIANITINGAALVPGRGGIIGVLLVAWFMAWLEQRLRRFVPNAVDIIVTPTLTLLIGGFVTYFALQPLGGLLSDAIVAFFKTLLGSGGALAGFVLAGTFLPIVMTGLHQGLVPIHMEFLNTLKENPLLPVLAMGGAGQVGAAIAVYCKTRNRRLKNVIKGALPVGFLGIGEPLIFGVTLPLGRPFLTACIGAAFGGAYQASLHTASIALGVSGLPLAFLIKPDSIVHYLIGLVIAYCAGFAVTWLVGFEDLNEEEDDADALKEETAC; the protein is encoded by the coding sequence ATGAAAAAAGATGCACGTCAATTAGCTGCAACGATCCTTCACTCTCTGGGAGGCAAAGAAAACATCGTTGCCGTCTCCCACTGCATGACCCGGCTGCGCGTCACAGTGAGCGATGCGACGACAGTCGATCAGACCAGCCTGCAAACCAGCCATGGCGTGTTAGGAATGGTACACGAAAATAACGACTATCAGGTCATTCTCGGTCCCGGCATCGTACAAAAAGTAGCCGATCAGTTCACCGCCTTGCTTAGCAAACAGCCGAACGCCAAAGAAATTATCGCCGCGCGCAACCGGACGCCGTTCAAACTTTTTCTGCGCCGTCTGGCCAGCATTTTCGTACCTTTGATCCCCGCGATTGTCGCCTCCGGCATGGTCGCAGGCATCACGAACGTCGCCATCCGGCTGGGCGCAGAACCATCCGGTACCATGATCGCCTTACTTAACGCGATCGGTTGGGGTCTTTTCGCCTATCTTGCCGTCTTCGTCGGCATCAATGCCGCGACCGAGTTCGGCGGCACGCCCGCGCTGGGCGGGCTCGCAGGTGTACTAATCATCAATCCGGCAATCGCCAACATCACGATCAACGGCGCTGCGCTCGTACCCGGGCGCGGCGGCATTATCGGCGTACTTCTCGTCGCCTGGTTCATGGCCTGGCTGGAACAGCGCCTGCGCCGCTTCGTTCCCAATGCCGTCGACATCATTGTCACTCCGACGCTCACGCTGCTGATCGGCGGCTTCGTCACTTATTTTGCCTTGCAACCGCTCGGCGGTCTTCTCTCCGATGCCATCGTCGCCTTCTTCAAAACCTTGCTCGGCAGCGGCGGCGCGCTTGCCGGTTTTGTCCTGGCAGGCACCTTTTTGCCGATCGTCATGACCGGGCTACATCAAGGCCTGGTGCCGATCCATATGGAATTTCTCAACACCTTGAAGGAAAATCCGCTCCTGCCGGTTCTCGCGATGGGCGGCGCCGGACAAGTCGGTGCGGCCATCGCCGTTTATTGTAAAACGCGCAACCGCCGCCTGAAAAACGTCATCAAAGGCGCCTTGCCGGTCGGCTTCCTCGGCATCGGCGAACCACTGATTTTTGGCGTGACCCTGCCGCTCGGCCGTCCCTTTCTCACGGCCTGCATCGGCGCAGCGTTCGGCGGCGCGTACCAGGCCAGCCTTCATACCGCCTCCATCGCCCTTGGCGTGTCGGGTCTGCCGCTGGCATTTCTCATTAAACCGGACAGCATCGTGCATTACCTGATCGGTCTCGTCATTGCCTATTGCGCCGGTTTTGCCGTCACCTGGCTGGTCGGCTTTGAAGACCTGAACGAAGAAGAAGACGACGCGGACGCTCTAAAGGAGGAAACAGCATGTTAA
- a CDS encoding DUF871 domain-containing protein, giving the protein MLSKRLTLPLSKGISLFLGLDHELADCLSYLEKARQAGYDRLFTSLHIPEANAAALLSQCQELITTARQSGFSVTADISPATLDLLQASMDDLTPLKKLGLSALRLDYGFAAHDIVRIAKATGAIIELNASTVTSNELSAVSNAGLPPHRLQACHNYYPRPETGLSYELFVQRSRFLRDHGIPVLAFIPSLVQPRAPLYSGLPTLEIHRGHSSLVAAKHLAASGLVQGILFGDPFAAEQELYDVAKVTTECLELRFVADRPLTDAEAAIVLAPRHTNRHDPGAYAARSQEARLLRRSAITAARPLARPRGSITLDNEDYGRYQGELQLILQQLPADERVNVVGHVIPDDLLLLDFIRPGQPFRFVQVNTERTSL; this is encoded by the coding sequence ATGTTAAGCAAACGATTGACGCTGCCCTTGTCAAAGGGAATCTCACTTTTTCTTGGTCTGGATCACGAACTCGCCGACTGTCTGAGTTATTTGGAAAAAGCCCGTCAGGCCGGTTATGATCGCCTCTTTACTTCACTGCATATCCCGGAAGCGAATGCCGCTGCACTGCTTAGCCAATGTCAGGAATTAATCACAACCGCACGGCAAAGCGGTTTTTCCGTCACTGCCGATATCTCGCCCGCCACGCTTGACCTGTTGCAAGCGTCAATGGATGATCTTACGCCGCTAAAAAAACTTGGCCTCAGTGCGCTTCGCCTCGATTACGGTTTCGCAGCGCACGACATCGTGCGCATCGCCAAGGCAACCGGCGCGATCATTGAATTGAATGCCAGCACCGTAACAAGCAATGAATTATCCGCCGTCTCCAACGCTGGTTTGCCGCCGCACCGCCTTCAGGCCTGCCACAACTATTATCCGCGTCCGGAAACCGGCCTTAGTTATGAGCTGTTCGTCCAACGCTCGCGTTTTCTGCGCGATCACGGCATTCCCGTCCTGGCTTTCATTCCTTCGCTCGTACAGCCGCGCGCTCCATTGTACAGCGGCCTGCCGACGCTTGAAATCCACCGCGGCCACTCTTCACTGGTAGCCGCCAAACATCTCGCTGCCAGCGGACTCGTGCAGGGCATTCTCTTCGGCGATCCTTTCGCCGCCGAGCAGGAATTGTATGACGTCGCCAAGGTGACAACCGAATGCCTTGAACTGCGCTTTGTGGCGGATCGTCCTCTCACGGACGCCGAAGCCGCCATCGTCCTCGCGCCGCGCCATACCAACCGGCATGACCCCGGCGCGTATGCCGCCCGTTCGCAGGAAGCGCGTCTTCTTCGCCGCTCCGCCATCACGGCGGCCCGTCCGCTCGCCAGACCGCGCGGCAGCATCACGCTCGACAACGAGGACTACGGCCGCTATCAGGGCGAATTGCAGCTCATCTTGCAGCAGCTGCCCGCAGACGAACGCGTCAATGTTGTCGGTCACGTCATACCGGATGACCTGTTACTGCTCGATTTCATCCGTCCCGGCCAACCGTTCCGTTTTGTTCAAGTAAACACAGAAAGGACCAGCCTATGA
- the murQ gene encoding N-acetylmuramic acid 6-phosphate etherase has protein sequence MTFHLDSLLTERCNPNTSDIDQLSSLEILQRIHEEDLQVASAITPLLPKIAVAVDWISAAFRQGGRLFYLGAGTSGRLGILDAVECPPTYGTPPEMVQGIIAGGESAVFRSVENAEDSPHLAESDLAKRGLTSADIVVGIAASGRTPYVIGGLTYARSLGCRTIALACTPEPLIGEHADLSLAVLSGPEVVTGSTRMKAGTVQKMVLNMFTTAAMIRLGKVYGNLMVDVAASNEKLQHRVRRIVSLATGENVERVEAAVSTANGSAKLAIVMLLGNLSAEAAQARLSAADGFVAKALQTGG, from the coding sequence ATGACTTTCCATTTAGACAGCCTACTAACCGAACGCTGCAATCCGAACACGAGCGATATCGATCAATTATCCAGCCTTGAAATTCTGCAGCGCATCCATGAGGAAGACCTGCAGGTCGCCTCGGCGATCACGCCGCTTTTGCCAAAGATCGCCGTAGCGGTCGACTGGATCAGCGCCGCGTTCCGCCAAGGCGGACGCCTCTTCTATCTTGGCGCCGGAACCAGTGGACGGCTCGGCATCCTCGATGCCGTAGAATGTCCGCCGACTTACGGCACGCCGCCTGAGATGGTTCAAGGAATCATTGCCGGCGGCGAAAGCGCGGTCTTTCGCTCGGTTGAAAACGCCGAAGATTCGCCGCATCTGGCAGAGAGCGATCTGGCCAAACGCGGCCTTACCTCGGCCGATATCGTAGTCGGCATTGCCGCCAGCGGACGCACGCCGTACGTGATCGGCGGTCTCACTTATGCGCGCAGCCTCGGCTGCCGCACCATCGCGCTAGCCTGTACGCCCGAACCTCTGATTGGCGAACACGCCGACCTTTCGCTTGCGGTCTTGAGCGGCCCCGAGGTCGTAACCGGCTCCACCCGCATGAAGGCAGGCACCGTGCAAAAAATGGTCTTGAACATGTTCACGACCGCCGCCATGATCCGGCTCGGCAAAGTCTACGGCAACCTGATGGTCGATGTCGCCGCCAGCAACGAAAAATTACAGCACCGAGTACGGCGCATCGTCTCCTTGGCCACCGGCGAAAACGTGGAAAGAGTGGAAGCCGCAGTCAGCACTGCAAACGGTTCTGCCAAACTGGCGATCGTAATGCTATTGGGCAATTTGTCCGCCGAGGCCGCTCAGGCAAGACTTTCGGCCGCGGACGGCTTCGTAGCCAAGGCTTTGCAGACAGGCGGCTAA
- a CDS encoding ABC transporter ATP-binding protein, protein MKETIVEINELQVLRRGREILAIDELVIEKGELVGLLGPNGAGKSTLLQMLNLQLPYQKGSVKLFSEEAALSDPVALRRRCAMVFQETLLLSGTVFDNVALALRFRGLADDVIKSKVNEALNTFHCAHLSGRLARRLSGGEAQRVCLARALVAKPELLLLDEPFAALDAATRGNLLREVKTVAQRHKMTVLLVSHNFQEILAFAERALVLLAGKLVQDERPDIVLRRPVCREAAHLVEMDNLLSATAETSAGGARIRLENGLEFHVPGCRAAGACLVCIPGDAFSLAETEREEDGFWSGQVIGSRAGIGVQCVEVSIAGLSLAIRLDWRKKLETGDALCLRLVGEQVHIIN, encoded by the coding sequence ATGAAAGAAACGATCGTGGAAATAAACGAGCTTCAGGTGCTGCGACGCGGACGTGAGATCCTGGCTATCGACGAGCTTGTCATCGAGAAAGGAGAGCTGGTAGGCCTGCTTGGGCCGAATGGAGCCGGAAAAAGCACGTTGCTGCAAATGCTGAATCTGCAGCTGCCGTATCAAAAGGGCAGTGTGAAATTGTTTTCGGAGGAAGCGGCGCTTAGCGATCCAGTGGCGCTTCGCAGGCGCTGTGCGATGGTCTTTCAGGAAACGCTGCTGCTGAGTGGCACCGTCTTTGACAATGTGGCCCTTGCGCTTCGCTTTCGCGGCTTGGCGGATGACGTGATCAAAAGCAAAGTGAACGAAGCGCTGAATACGTTTCATTGCGCGCACCTGTCGGGGCGCTTGGCGCGTCGTCTCTCCGGCGGCGAAGCGCAGCGGGTCTGCCTGGCGCGCGCGTTAGTGGCAAAGCCCGAACTGCTCTTGCTTGACGAACCGTTTGCTGCGCTTGATGCCGCGACGCGCGGCAATCTGCTGCGTGAAGTGAAGACGGTCGCGCAGCGCCATAAAATGACGGTGCTTTTGGTCAGTCATAATTTTCAGGAGATACTGGCCTTTGCCGAACGGGCCTTAGTTCTGCTCGCGGGAAAACTGGTTCAGGACGAGCGACCGGATATCGTGCTGCGCCGACCCGTTTGTCGCGAGGCGGCTCATTTGGTGGAAATGGACAACTTGCTGTCGGCGACGGCGGAGACGTCAGCGGGCGGGGCTCGTATCCGCCTGGAGAATGGCTTGGAATTTCATGTGCCGGGCTGCCGGGCGGCTGGCGCATGCCTGGTCTGCATTCCCGGCGACGCCTTTTCTCTGGCGGAAACAGAGCGGGAAGAGGACGGATTTTGGAGCGGGCAGGTCATTGGCAGCAGGGCGGGAATCGGAGTGCAGTGCGTCGAGGTATCGATCGCCGGTTTGTCTTTGGCGATCCGTCTGGACTGGCGAAAAAAATTGGAGACAGGCGATGCGCTTTGCTTGCGCCTAGTCGGCGAGCAAGTGCATATAATAAACTAA
- a CDS encoding ABC transporter permease codes for MNDGLQAFQMLLNGEPEVWEVVWLTMRVSGLATLLSVVFGIPIGFSLAVHHFPGKKSVVRLMNAGMGLPPVVVGLLVSLLLWRYGPLGDLGLMYSPSAMVLAQAIIATPIVAGFSFAALGSLNPKLRHQLLALGATSAQANWLLLKEARLGLTAAVMAGFGRVVSEVGASMMVGGNIKGQTRVLTTATVMEVGKGNYELALAFGAILLLLAYCIVALLTYLQNHEKREMI; via the coding sequence ATGAATGACGGGCTCCAAGCCTTTCAAATGTTGCTGAATGGTGAGCCGGAAGTGTGGGAAGTCGTCTGGCTTACGATGCGGGTCTCGGGACTGGCAACGCTTTTAAGCGTCGTCTTCGGCATCCCAATCGGTTTTTCTCTGGCGGTGCATCACTTTCCCGGCAAAAAATCCGTAGTACGCCTGATGAATGCGGGCATGGGGCTGCCGCCGGTCGTGGTCGGCCTCTTGGTCAGCCTGCTGCTTTGGCGTTACGGGCCGCTCGGCGATCTGGGCTTAATGTACAGTCCGAGCGCGATGGTCTTAGCGCAGGCGATCATTGCGACGCCGATCGTCGCCGGCTTCAGCTTTGCCGCGCTGGGCAGTCTGAACCCGAAGCTGCGTCATCAGCTGCTGGCGTTAGGAGCGACAAGCGCTCAGGCGAACTGGCTTTTGCTCAAGGAAGCGCGACTTGGCCTGACGGCGGCGGTGATGGCGGGTTTTGGCCGCGTCGTTTCCGAAGTCGGTGCATCGATGATGGTCGGCGGCAATATCAAAGGCCAGACAAGGGTGCTGACGACCGCGACTGTGATGGAGGTCGGCAAGGGGAATTATGAGCTTGCTCTCGCGTTCGGCGCGATCCTGCTCTTGTTGGCCTATTGCATCGTGGCCTTGCTGACGTATTTGCAAAACCATGAAAAGCGGGAAATGATATGA
- a CDS encoding substrate-binding domain-containing protein, with product MLKRKNVRNILTLLALCFLLLVTACAKTETPAATKPANPDLILATTTSTQDSGLLDALLPVFEKKTGYKVKTVAVGTGQALALGEKGEADVLLVHAPDAEKKVVAGGSAIERKLVMHNDFILLGAVEDIARVKGNKIDAALKAIAEKKAAFISRGDDSGTHKMEQALWKKAGVAAKGNAWYQEAGAGMGQTLKIADEKKAYTLSDRATFLAQQKNMTLGILLEGDPALLNIYHVMEVNPEKFAKVNAAGAKAFSEFLLSQEGQQMIATFGKDKYGQALFFADGGKSDQDLGLQ from the coding sequence ATGCTAAAGAGAAAGAACGTGCGAAATATATTGACGCTGTTGGCGCTGTGTTTCTTGCTGCTTGTGACGGCCTGCGCGAAAACGGAAACGCCTGCGGCGACGAAACCGGCTAATCCTGACCTGATTCTGGCGACGACGACGAGCACGCAAGACAGCGGACTGCTCGATGCACTCCTGCCTGTTTTCGAAAAAAAGACCGGTTACAAGGTTAAGACGGTGGCGGTCGGAACTGGACAGGCGTTGGCGCTTGGCGAAAAGGGTGAAGCGGATGTGCTTTTGGTTCACGCGCCGGATGCGGAAAAGAAAGTGGTCGCTGGCGGCAGCGCAATCGAACGTAAATTGGTGATGCACAATGACTTCATCTTGCTTGGCGCTGTCGAAGACATTGCGAGAGTCAAAGGAAACAAAATCGATGCTGCGCTGAAAGCGATCGCGGAAAAGAAAGCGGCTTTCATTTCGCGCGGCGATGATTCCGGCACGCATAAAATGGAACAGGCACTTTGGAAAAAAGCCGGAGTCGCAGCAAAAGGAAATGCCTGGTATCAGGAAGCGGGAGCGGGCATGGGCCAGACCCTAAAGATCGCGGACGAGAAAAAAGCGTATACGCTGAGCGACCGTGCGACATTCCTGGCACAACAGAAGAATATGACGCTTGGGATCTTGCTGGAAGGCGATCCTGCGCTGCTTAATATTTATCATGTCATGGAAGTGAATCCGGAGAAATTTGCCAAGGTTAACGCGGCGGGCGCCAAAGCGTTCAGCGAATTCCTGCTTTCGCAGGAAGGACAGCAAATGATCGCGACATTCGGCAAGGACAAATATGGCCAGGCGCTGTTCTTTGCCGACGGCGGAAAATCGGATCAGGATTTGGGACTGCAATGA
- a CDS encoding MogA/MoaB family molybdenum cofactor biosynthesis protein, whose protein sequence is MLKVGIITASDKGARGEREDVSGKTIEAMLSGLGEVRHYVVVPDDQAVLRQAMLHMADELDLEVVFTTGGTGLGPRDVTPEATLSVIQRAVPGIAEAMRARSMEVTSRAMLSRAVAGVRNRTLIVNLPGSPKAVQECLEVVLPVLEHGINILRGRDGECARH, encoded by the coding sequence ATGCTTAAGGTCGGCATCATCACCGCGAGCGACAAAGGCGCGCGCGGCGAACGCGAAGACGTCAGCGGCAAAACGATTGAAGCCATGCTCTCCGGACTGGGTGAGGTTCGCCATTATGTGGTCGTGCCGGATGATCAGGCGGTGCTGCGACAGGCGATGCTCCATATGGCGGACGAACTGGATCTTGAAGTGGTCTTTACGACCGGCGGAACCGGACTTGGGCCTCGCGACGTGACGCCGGAGGCTACGCTGAGCGTGATTCAGCGGGCTGTGCCCGGCATCGCCGAAGCGATGCGCGCTCGCTCCATGGAAGTGACGAGCCGGGCGATGCTTTCGCGCGCTGTGGCTGGCGTACGCAATCGCACCCTGATCGTCAACCTGCCGGGGAGTCCGAAAGCGGTGCAGGAATGTCTGGAAGTCGTCTTGCCGGTTCTGGAACATGGCATCAATATCCTGCGCGGACGCGACGGTGAGTGTGCCCGTCATTAA
- a CDS encoding MOSC domain-containing protein: MATVIAVCTSKNKGERKTNVERAKALTGLGLEGDAHAGFQHRQISLLAMESIEKMRQQGLDVKPGDFAENITTEGIELPVLPIGTRLRIGPVEVEVSQIGKECHNRCAIYYQAGDCVMPKEGIFVIVLSDGEIAVGDRIEVIGHA, translated from the coding sequence ATGGCAACAGTAATTGCAGTCTGTACCAGTAAGAATAAAGGCGAACGCAAGACCAATGTCGAACGCGCCAAAGCCCTGACCGGTTTAGGGTTGGAAGGCGACGCGCACGCCGGGTTCCAGCATCGCCAGATCAGTCTTTTGGCGATGGAAAGCATTGAGAAAATGCGCCAGCAGGGGCTTGACGTCAAGCCGGGTGATTTTGCTGAAAACATAACGACCGAAGGCATCGAACTGCCGGTATTGCCAATCGGTACGCGTCTGCGGATTGGACCGGTCGAAGTGGAGGTCAGCCAGATCGGCAAAGAATGCCATAATCGCTGTGCAATCTATTATCAGGCCGGCGATTGCGTGATGCCGAAGGAAGGCATCTTCGTAATTGTCCTGAGTGACGGTGAGATTGCGGTCGGTGACAGGATCGAGGTGATCGGACATGCTTAA
- the moaC gene encoding cyclic pyranopterin monophosphate synthase MoaC codes for MKLTHFNEAGKAHMVDVSEKNETLRQAVAEGRVVMAPETLELVKAGAMGKGDVLGVAQVAGVMAAKRTWELIPMCHPLLLTGIDVAFTLNEAEAAVDITATVRTTGKTGVEMEALTAVSVAALTIYDMCKAVDKAMTVEYVRLTAKSGGKSGDYLRK; via the coding sequence ATGAAACTGACGCATTTTAACGAAGCTGGCAAGGCGCATATGGTCGACGTATCGGAAAAAAACGAGACATTGCGTCAGGCTGTGGCCGAGGGGCGGGTCGTGATGGCGCCGGAGACGCTTGAACTGGTCAAGGCCGGGGCGATGGGGAAAGGCGATGTCCTGGGCGTGGCGCAAGTCGCCGGCGTGATGGCGGCGAAACGGACATGGGAACTGATTCCGATGTGCCATCCGCTGCTTTTGACGGGGATCGACGTTGCCTTCACGCTTAACGAAGCGGAAGCGGCGGTCGATATCACCGCTACAGTCAGAACCACCGGCAAGACCGGCGTGGAGATGGAAGCGCTGACGGCGGTCAGCGTTGCCGCATTGACGATATATGACATGTGCAAAGCAGTGGATAAGGCGATGACGGTCGAGTATGTCAGGCTGACGGCAAAATCCGGCGGCAAGAGCGGCGATTATCTGCGCAAATGA
- a CDS encoding HesA/MoeB/ThiF family protein: MDSLALLHAGKMPERYLRNQGTIGVAGQEKLCRSRIAVIGAGGLGGLVIELLARLGVGFLRVVDGDVFARHNWNRQLLAEEDNLSGNKALAAERRVAAINSEVVVEACALMLDEENAASLLDGVELVVDALDSIPTRLILARAAKKKGIPLVHAAIAGYTGQVMTVFPDDPGLERLYERPVTRGVEVELGNLSPTPAIAAALQVQEVVKVITGRGEPLRNKLLYFDAEWNLFEIMEVAKR, translated from the coding sequence ATGGATAGCTTGGCACTGCTTCACGCAGGGAAAATGCCGGAACGCTATCTGCGCAATCAGGGCACGATCGGCGTAGCAGGACAGGAAAAACTGTGTCGTTCCCGGATCGCGGTCATCGGCGCAGGCGGATTAGGCGGGTTAGTCATCGAGCTGTTGGCACGACTCGGCGTCGGTTTCCTGCGCGTCGTTGACGGCGACGTCTTTGCCCGCCATAACTGGAACCGGCAACTGCTTGCCGAAGAGGACAACTTGTCAGGCAATAAGGCATTGGCTGCCGAGCGACGGGTGGCGGCGATCAACAGCGAGGTGGTTGTCGAAGCCTGCGCGCTGATGCTGGACGAGGAAAATGCGGCAAGTCTGCTGGACGGGGTCGAGCTGGTGGTTGATGCGCTTGATTCGATTCCGACGCGCCTCATCCTTGCCCGCGCGGCAAAAAAGAAAGGCATCCCGTTGGTGCATGCGGCGATCGCCGGTTATACGGGGCAGGTCATGACCGTCTTTCCGGATGATCCCGGGTTGGAACGCTTGTATGAAAGGCCGGTGACGCGCGGCGTGGAAGTCGAACTGGGAAATCTCTCGCCTACGCCTGCCATCGCCGCCGCACTGCAGGTGCAGGAAGTGGTCAAGGTGATCACCGGGCGAGGTGAACCGCTGCGCAACAAGTTGCTCTATTTTGACGCGGAGTGGAATCTGTTTGAAATCATGGAGGTGGCCAAGCGATGA
- a CDS encoding MoaD/ThiS family protein, whose amino-acid sequence MKIEVRLYATLRRHTPQQPNGCLAIEVKQGATVSEAVSLLGIDPAEIHLLMLNGISAALDSVLAENDRLGLFPPVGGG is encoded by the coding sequence ATGAAGATCGAGGTTCGTCTCTATGCGACGCTGCGCCGCCATACGCCGCAACAACCGAACGGCTGTCTGGCGATCGAGGTCAAGCAAGGAGCAACTGTAAGCGAAGCGGTAAGTCTGCTGGGCATTGACCCGGCGGAGATTCATCTTTTGATGCTGAACGGCATCTCTGCCGCGCTGGACAGCGTACTGGCGGAAAACGACCGGTTGGGCCTGTTTCCGCCGGTGGGGGGCGGTTAA
- a CDS encoding molybdopterin biosynthesis protein: MHKVDAYLECLPRQRAESIWRERLTQSGYFSQIPYEELPIDEALGRITAACLYARRSVPHYNGAAMDGIALAAQDSFGASESEPKELMLLQNGAAHQAGGCYIVDTGDLLPEGTNAVIMIEDVQLKTGKAQILAAAAPWQHVRIIGEDIVANELVLAEHLRLRPVDLAAALAAGLESVSVLARPRVTVIPTGSELVEKQAQLEPGKILDVNSHMLCAAAREWGAEAKRHAVVPDQYDEIKAAVAESLAKSDMVILNAGTSAGTEDYTAQVLAELGEVLVHGVAIKPGKPVVLAVCDGKPVIGLPGYPVSAMLTADLFIKPVLAARQKISLPANKTVEARLGRQIYSQVGVEEYLRVSLGEIDGKQIALPLGRGAGLMSSLTKAQGVISVSEMQDGLPVGASVMVRLLGDDVPKNSLLAVGSHDMALDILAVFLRRKDDVTLSCANVGSMGGILAIRNRETHLAGIHMLDEASGLYNLASVKKYLPDRPWRLIHFAMREQGLIIARGNPKKITGITDLARPDLLFVNRQRGAGTRMLLDYRLKEHGIASAALQGYEKEVGTHMAVAATIAAGAADVGLGIRAAAAALELDFISVGQEQYDLLVDLPDEDARFAMLQEILQSEEFRMQVESLGGYDLTRSGELIASSERQEAR, encoded by the coding sequence TTGCACAAGGTTGACGCCTATTTGGAGTGTTTGCCGCGTCAGCGGGCCGAGTCGATATGGCGGGAACGGCTGACGCAGAGCGGATATTTTTCGCAAATTCCATATGAAGAGCTGCCGATTGATGAGGCGTTAGGCAGAATCACTGCTGCATGCCTTTATGCGCGACGCTCGGTGCCGCATTATAACGGCGCAGCGATGGACGGCATTGCGCTGGCGGCGCAGGATAGTTTCGGTGCCAGCGAAAGCGAGCCGAAAGAGCTGATGCTGTTGCAAAACGGAGCAGCGCATCAGGCGGGCGGCTGCTACATTGTCGACACCGGCGATTTGCTGCCGGAAGGAACAAATGCCGTGATCATGATCGAAGATGTTCAATTAAAAACCGGAAAGGCGCAAATCTTGGCGGCAGCTGCGCCCTGGCAACATGTGAGGATCATCGGTGAGGACATCGTGGCCAATGAATTAGTATTGGCGGAACATCTTCGCCTGCGTCCTGTAGATTTGGCAGCCGCCTTGGCAGCCGGATTGGAGTCCGTTTCGGTATTGGCAAGGCCACGCGTGACCGTGATTCCAACCGGCAGTGAACTGGTTGAAAAGCAGGCGCAACTGGAACCGGGAAAAATTTTGGATGTAAATTCACACATGCTTTGCGCCGCAGCGCGTGAATGGGGCGCAGAGGCGAAACGGCATGCGGTCGTGCCGGATCAGTATGACGAAATTAAAGCGGCTGTGGCAGAAAGTTTGGCAAAGAGCGATATGGTGATCTTGAACGCCGGAACTTCGGCGGGAACGGAAGATTACACCGCACAGGTTTTGGCTGAACTCGGCGAAGTTTTGGTGCATGGCGTTGCAATCAAACCGGGTAAACCGGTGGTGCTTGCCGTTTGCGACGGCAAGCCGGTGATTGGATTGCCAGGGTATCCGGTGTCGGCGATGCTGACGGCAGATTTATTTATTAAACCGGTGCTGGCGGCGCGGCAAAAAATATCTCTGCCTGCGAATAAGACAGTGGAAGCGCGCTTAGGCAGACAAATTTATTCGCAGGTTGGCGTGGAAGAATATTTGCGCGTTTCGCTCGGCGAAATCGATGGAAAGCAAATCGCGCTGCCGCTTGGCCGCGGCGCCGGGTTGATGTCGTCGCTAACGAAGGCGCAAGGCGTCATTTCGGTTAGCGAAATGCAGGACGGCTTGCCGGTCGGCGCTTCGGTGATGGTTCGTTTGTTGGGCGATGACGTGCCGAAAAACAGTCTGTTGGCGGTCGGCAGTCATGATATGGCGCTCGATATCCTAGCGGTCTTTTTACGCCGCAAGGATGATGTGACGCTGTCATGCGCGAATGTCGGCAGCATGGGGGGCATCCTGGCGATTCGCAATCGGGAGACGCATTTGGCCGGCATTCATATGCTCGATGAAGCGAGCGGCCTTTATAATTTGGCCAGTGTAAAGAAATATTTGCCGGATCGTCCTTGGCGGCTGATCCATTTTGCGATGCGCGAGCAGGGGTTGATTATTGCGCGGGGAAACCCGAAAAAAATAACGGGCATTACTGACTTGGCGCGTCCTGACCTTCTCTTCGTTAATCGGCAACGCGGCGCGGGAACGCGTATGCTGCTCGATTACCGTTTGAAGGAACACGGCATCGCCTCTGCTGCGCTGCAAGGCTATGAAAAAGAAGTCGGTACGCATATGGCGGTGGCGGCGACCATCGCAGCCGGAGCGGCCGATGTCGGCCTTGGCATTCGTGCGGCTGCGGCAGCGCTAGAACTTGATTTCATTTCCGTCGGACAGGAACAATATGACTTGCTGGTGGACCTGCCGGATGAGGATGCGCGTTTTGCGATGCTGCAGGAAATTTTGCAATCGGAAGAGTTTCGCATGCAGGTAGAATCGTTAGGCGGCTATGATCTGACAAGATCCGGTGAACTGATTGCCAGCAGTGAAAGGCAGGAAGCGCGATGA